One window from the genome of Hydra vulgaris chromosome 02, alternate assembly HydraT2T_AEP encodes:
- the LOC101240971 gene encoding zinc finger protein GFI1 homolog pag-3 isoform X2, whose protein sequence is MLNEEFWEVYGNNEEIDDFEHSSLGSFQSFDLEEDFVNNEKDDLKTATNDKLPIISLKNGETSIIGCRYLDLMNHSSLNVYNEKKFVCKTCNKSYKRKSSLATHLVTHTDNKPFTCLECGKKFLRNSDLRKHSVMHTGDKPYSCNICCKLFSQSSNMLTHLRRHSGVRPFSCPVCEKKFFRKVDVSRHLKKHSNVLTKQLVNKT, encoded by the coding sequence AACACTCTTCATTGGGTAGCTTTCAATCATTCGACCTAGAAGaagattttgtaaataatgaaaaagaCGATTTAAAAACGGCAACAAATGATAAACTACCAATTATATCGTTAAAGAACGGTGAAACTTCAATTATTGGATGCCGTTATTTAGACCTCATGAACCACAGTTCTTTGAATGTTTATAATGAGAAAAAGTTTGTTTGTAAAACATGCAACAAATCTTACAAACGTAAATCTAGTTTAGCAACACACTTAGTCACTCATACAGATAACAAACCATTTACTTGTTTAGAATgtggcaaaaaatttttaagaaactcTGATCTAAGAAAACACTCTGTTATGCATACTGGAGATAAACCATACTCGTGCAACATATGTTGCAAATTATTTAGCCAATCTTCAAATATGCTGACGCATCTAAGAAGACACTCTGGAGTAAGACCTTTCTCATGTCCAGTttgtgaaaaaaagttttttcgaAAAGTTGACGTTTCTAGACACTTAAAAAAACATAGCAATGTGTTAACTAAGCAGCTAGTAAACAAAACatga